From Oxyura jamaicensis isolate SHBP4307 breed ruddy duck unplaced genomic scaffold, BPBGC_Ojam_1.0 oxyUn_random_OJ69373, whole genome shotgun sequence, one genomic window encodes:
- the LOC118159288 gene encoding NPC1-like intracellular cholesterol transporter 1 yields the protein MPEDSYMLQYFSDMNQYLPVGVPTYFVTTSGYNFSSPEGTNGICSSAGCDDNSLTQMIQYATRFPNVSYLAIPATSWVDDFLDWLNPTGRCCRIHRFGNLTGQFCPSTS from the exons GACTCGTACATGCTGCAGTACTTCTCCGACATGAACCAGTACCTGCCCGTGGGGGTGCCCACCTACTTCGTCACCACCAGCGGCTACAACTTCTCCTCGCCCGAGGGCACCAACGGCATCTGCTCCAGCGCCGGCTGCGACGACAACTCGCTGACGCAGATGATCCAGTACGCCACGCGCTTCCCCAACGT GTCCTACCTCGCCATCCCCGCCACCTCCTGGGTGGACGATTTCCTCGACTGGCTCAACCCCACCGGCCGCTGCTGCCGCATCCACCGCTTCGGGAACCTCACTGGGCAGTTTTGCCCTTCCACCAGCA